In a genomic window of Pseudoalteromonas xiamenensis:
- a CDS encoding S41 family peptidase, whose protein sequence is MRAYLQNLKVGLVIGFSLLSFASFANETSAVGALEKILTVEQMQQDINAWQTFMDNTHPDLGIRVTDPTQLKVSIESLRDSLTAPLTTKAFINKLAVYNGQFHDGHMSIMVRSQKKLAKSIIEEHQALLPFEVTVKDSKVYVRSKLGGEVSEYQNAELKTINGLPVSSVYKTLIERTYGDTVRHKEALLSNKFALFYWLFVNPTSQFNVELEQNNKQVKLALEGSVELPSAMRTKSFDDTFQFTVLDKKQALLTINEFWWEDKNAFYDFTKNAFQTLKEKQIEHLIIDVRQNPGGDDDTWKTGLLRYLADKPYRHTRRYTKKILAKYQDEGEVVGDVVSKDYDKYEPVVADEPLKFKGKVSVVVGALTYSSAILFTNTMQDFGFAQIVGEPSGGYAWQTGGIQFFTLPNSGLLAVSPRFYLERPVGGSAHEQIKPDVVLNDNPLATSQVIADLANKSATHL, encoded by the coding sequence ATGCGCGCTTATCTTCAAAACCTCAAAGTAGGGCTAGTGATTGGCTTCTCATTACTTTCTTTCGCTTCATTCGCAAACGAGACCTCTGCGGTCGGGGCGCTAGAGAAAATCCTCACCGTTGAGCAAATGCAGCAAGACATCAACGCTTGGCAAACATTTATGGATAACACGCATCCTGACTTAGGTATCCGTGTTACGGATCCCACTCAACTCAAAGTGTCAATTGAGTCGCTCAGAGATAGTTTAACAGCGCCACTTACGACTAAAGCGTTCATCAATAAACTTGCGGTCTATAACGGACAGTTTCACGATGGTCACATGAGTATTATGGTCCGCAGTCAAAAGAAACTAGCAAAGAGTATTATTGAGGAACACCAAGCCCTGTTGCCATTTGAAGTAACGGTTAAAGACAGTAAAGTCTACGTTCGCTCAAAGCTTGGCGGTGAAGTCAGTGAGTACCAAAATGCGGAGTTGAAAACCATCAATGGCTTGCCAGTTTCAAGCGTTTATAAAACGTTGATTGAACGCACTTACGGCGATACCGTAAGACACAAAGAAGCATTATTGAGTAATAAATTTGCGCTGTTTTACTGGTTGTTTGTTAATCCAACCTCGCAATTTAATGTTGAGCTGGAACAGAATAATAAACAAGTGAAATTGGCTTTAGAGGGCTCAGTTGAACTACCGAGCGCGATGCGTACAAAAAGTTTTGATGATACGTTTCAATTTACGGTGCTCGATAAGAAACAGGCGCTTCTGACGATTAACGAGTTCTGGTGGGAAGACAAAAATGCGTTTTATGACTTTACCAAAAATGCATTCCAAACGTTGAAAGAGAAACAGATTGAGCATTTGATTATCGATGTGCGTCAAAACCCAGGAGGCGATGACGATACATGGAAAACAGGGTTACTACGTTACCTTGCTGATAAACCATATCGCCACACGCGTCGTTATACCAAAAAGATTTTAGCTAAGTATCAAGACGAAGGAGAGGTCGTTGGTGATGTCGTGAGTAAAGATTACGATAAATACGAACCCGTCGTCGCTGATGAGCCGCTTAAGTTTAAAGGTAAAGTGTCCGTTGTTGTTGGGGCGCTCACATACTCTTCAGCTATATTGTTTACCAACACCATGCAGGACTTTGGCTTCGCACAAATTGTGGGCGAACCTTCTGGTGGATATGCTTGGCAAACCGGTGGTATTCAGTTTTTTACTTTGCCTAATTCAGGATTACTTGCAGTAAGCCCCCGTTTCTATCTTGAAAGACCCGTCGGTGGTAGCGCTCACGAACAAATCAAACCTGATGTCGTACTTAACGATAATCCTCTGGCGACTTCGCAAGTCATTGCAGACCTTGCAAATAAGTCAGCGACGCATCTTTAG